Proteins encoded in a region of the Sugiyamaella lignohabitans strain CBS 10342 chromosome B, complete sequence genome:
- the RPL20B gene encoding ribosomal 60S subunit protein L20B (Ribosomal 60S subunit protein L20B; homologous to mammalian ribosomal protein L18A, no bacterial homolog; RPL20B has a paralog, RPL20A, that arose from the whole genome duplication; GO_component: GO:0005737 - cytoplasm [Evidence IEA,IEA]; GO_component: GO:0022625 - cytosolic large ribosomal subunit [Evidence IDA] [PMID 23874617]; GO_component: GO:0030529 - ribonucleoprotein complex [Evidence IEA]; GO_component: GO:0005840 - ribosome [Evidence IEA,IEA]; GO_function: GO:0003735 - structural constituent of ribosome [Evidence IEA]; GO_function: GO:0003735 - structural constituent of ribosome [Evidence IC] [PMID 23874617]; GO_process: GO:0002181 - cytoplasmic translation [Evidence IC] [PMID 23874617]; GO_process: GO:0006412 - translation [Evidence IEA]), producing MRIFAPNTVVAKSRFWYFLTKLRRIKKANGEIVSVNQIHEKRPTKVKNFGIWIRYDSRSGTHNMYKEYRDLTRADAVDSLYQDMAARHRSRFRSIHILKVVELEKTEDVKRPYIKQILTPGLKFPLPHRVQKSSALFVSQRPSTFY from the coding sequence ATGAGAATCTTTGCTCCTAACACTGTTGTTGCTAAGTCTCGTTTCTGGTACTTCCTTACCAAGCTTAGAAGAATCAAGAAGGCCAATGGTGAGATTGTCTCTGTTAACCAAATTCACGAGAAGAGACCCACCAAGGTTAAGAACTTCGGTATCTGGATTCGTTACGACTCCAGATCTGGTACTCACAACATGTACAAGGAGTACCGTGACTTGACCCGTGCCGATGCTGTCGACTCTCTCTACCAAGACATGGCTGCCCGTCACAGATCCAGATTCAGATCAATCCACATTCTCAAggttgttgagcttgagaaGACCGAAGATGTTAAGCGTCCTTACATTAAGCAAATTCTTACCCCCGGTCTCAAGTTCCCTCTTCCTCATCGTGTTCAAAAGTCCTCTGCTTTGTTTGTTTCTCAGAGACCCTCTACTTTCTACTAA